In Microbacterium terrisoli, the genomic stretch CTTTGATCTGGCGCAGCAGGTCGACGTCGATGCCCGCCTCGTCGATCACATAACCCGAGGAGTCCGAGGCGGTGACCGGCAGCGCGCCCAGTTGGCGGGCCTTGTCGATCGCGTAGATCGCGACGTTGCCCGATCCCGACACGCCCACCCGCTTGCCCTCGAGGGTCTCGCCGTGGACGGCCAGCATCTCCTGCACGAAGAACACGGCACCGTAGCCTGTGGCCTCGGTGCGCACCTCGGCGCCGCCCCACCCGATGCCCTTGCCGGTGAGCACGCCCGACTCGTGGCGGTTCGTGAGCTTGCGGTACTGGCCGAACAGGTAGCCGATCTCGCGGCCGCCCACGCCGATGTCGCCGGCGGGTACGTCGGTGTGCTCGCCGATGTGCCGGTACAGCTCGCTCATGAACGACTGGCAGAAGCGCATCACCTCGGCGTCGCTGCGACCGTGCGGGTCGAAGTCGCTGCCGCCCTTGGCGCCGCCGATGCCCTGACCGGTCAGGGCATTCTTGAAGATCTGCTCGAACCCCAGGAACTTGATGATCGACAAGTTCACCGAGGGGTGGAAGCGCAGGCCGCCCTTGTAGGGACCCAGGGCAGAGTTGAACTGGATGCGGTAGCCGCGGTTCACGCGCAGGATTCCGTCGTCGTCGACCCACGGAACGCGGAACATGATCTGCCGCTCGGGTTCGACGATGCGCTCCAGGATGCCGGCGTCGGCATATTCGGGGTGGGCGTCCAGGACCGCGCCGATGGAGTCCAGCACCTCGTGGACCGCCTGCAGGAATTCCGGTTCGTGGGGGTTCCTGGCGACGACGTCGTCATACACGGAGCGGACGGATGTAGGCAGTACAGCGAGGGATGAGGTCACGAGAAGGGCTTCCTGGCCGGTGGAGAGACTGTCCGGCGCGCGCTGGGGTGTGCGCGCACACATGGGGGTTCATACATTACCGGCGCTACGCTGACGGGTGGGCCCATCGACGTAACATCCGGCGGGGTCTGCGCGCCGCGAGGCGACGCTCCGGCAGGTGACGCACAAGGAAGTGACACATGTTGTTCGAACATCTCGGAGTCGGCCCGCGGGTGGATCCGACCGCGCAGATCGCGCCGACGGCAGTGATCAGCGGAGACGTCACGATCGGGCCCGATTGCCAGGTGCTGCACGGTGCGGTGATCACCGCCGAGGGCGGACCGATCACGCTGGGTCGCAGCGTGATCGTGATGGAGAACGCGCTGATCCGTGCGAGTGCATCGAATTCCGTGCACATCGGCGACCACACTCTCGTGGGGCCCATGGCGAGCATCTCGGGCGCCACGATCGGGGACGAGGTCTTCTTGGCCACCGGTACACGTGTGT encodes the following:
- the gdhA gene encoding NADP-specific glutamate dehydrogenase, which produces MTSSLAVLPTSVRSVYDDVVARNPHEPEFLQAVHEVLDSIGAVLDAHPEYADAGILERIVEPERQIMFRVPWVDDDGILRVNRGYRIQFNSALGPYKGGLRFHPSVNLSIIKFLGFEQIFKNALTGQGIGGAKGGSDFDPHGRSDAEVMRFCQSFMSELYRHIGEHTDVPAGDIGVGGREIGYLFGQYRKLTNRHESGVLTGKGIGWGGAEVRTEATGYGAVFFVQEMLAVHGETLEGKRVGVSGSGNVAIYAIDKARQLGALPVTASDSSGYVIDEAGIDVDLLRQIKEVERARISEYAARRPGVRFIEGARPWEVEVDVAIPSATQNEIDATDAQALVAGGVRAVAEGANMPSTPEAVEVFESAGVLFGPGKAVNAGGVATSALEMTQNAGRERWSFADSEHRLRGIMRDVHAAAFTAARRYGHEGDYVVGANCAGFERVANAMLAQGII
- a CDS encoding gamma carbonic anhydrase family protein, which encodes MLFEHLGVGPRVDPTAQIAPTAVISGDVTIGPDCQVLHGAVITAEGGPITLGRSVIVMENALIRASASNSVHIGDHTLVGPMASISGATIGDEVFLATGTRVFNGAHIDARCDVRINAVVHLRTHLPEDSVVPIGWVAVGEPVQVLPPSEHERIWDLQQELDFPGYVFGLDRETPDLMVQLTERYGRSLARHSDDRPVEGA